Proteins from one Mercurialis annua linkage group LG7, ddMerAnnu1.2, whole genome shotgun sequence genomic window:
- the LOC126657105 gene encoding PKS-NRPS hybrid synthetase cheA-like, whose protein sequence is MSGLSGEAKEIVRDMSKAQAKPCSIMAALKEKVPSDNPTIRQVYNYIETLRKSSFEGRDVVAQFYHMAQQNDYVHWTLAEEDTGVVTHIFMAHPDSVRLLRTYYWIIGMDSTYKTNKYKLPFFEIIGMTPCNKNFIIAYAIMKDETEGSYRWVLERLRCLIGEHIHPSAILTDRELGLIRPVSEVFPRSSHLLCTWHINKDVEDRVYRISGKNQEFAEIFKNSTWKKIIRAPTFDQYNMAVEHFRDRFKGFPGLIQYIEGTWLGHGEKFVSCWTDLVLHFGNTTTCRVESAHAQLKQWLNSSTGDLDTVWTKVDKVIQSQLTDIRKTLEDSRRTIGVHRRGFPFDKLSCRVSHYCLDLISKELRRMRELNTDVYDRCGCVVRSTHQIPCACELRAVVDSGNPISLDSIHPFWTKLVILGDGLDTSAQANFAGFQSEEHQYFHEVAEEVMTKDPSVLRDISRIVRERLHPEDLGYMEPEVKTNVRGRPKGSKSTKRDPSRHEYKDRVRGRPKSSQGQKNRASASAGLQNAEVIPGFLLPFVDELVDVLGDGNCGFRVVADYIYGNEEMWGMTIMNIANELFAHPYRYEGVCIDGLQAAITRIRWEGGECGPRNWMQVLDDLFPIATIFNAAVIHIQGGTLQQTWFSSFTVLPLHSSEVHSRPSKEIVILYISGRAHFVRLNLQDNFPVPPIPTLWFQHRDHTVQSWHTLYANRREQWDSLIGMVD, encoded by the exons ATGAGTGGGCTGAGTGGCGAGGCGAAAGAAATTGTGCGAGATATGAGTAAGGCACAAGCGAAGCCGTGTTCTATTATGGCagctttaaaagaaaaagtaccATCTGACAACCCTACAATAAGGCAAGTGTACAACTATATAGAGACTTTGAGAAAGTCTAGCTTTGAGGGTAGAGATGTGGTTGCGCAATTTTATCATATGGCTCAGCAAAATGATTATGTACACTGGACTCTTGCTGAGGAGGATACAGGTGTGGTGACCCATATTTTCATGGCTCATCCTGATTCAGTGAGACTACTTCGTACGTACTACTGGATCATCGGCATGGACTCCACGTACAAGACGAACAAGTATAAGCTGCCTTTTTTTGAGATTATTGGAATGACTCCTTGCAACAAGAacttcataattgcatatgcaattatgaaggATGAGACTGAAGGGAGCTACAGATGGGTATTGGAGAGACTGAG GTGCTTGATTGGGGAACATATTCATCCGAGCGCTATTCTTACTGATCGAGAATTGGGGCTTATCAGACCAGTGTCAGAGGTTTTCCCACGTTCTTCTCATCTACTATGTACGTGGCACATAAATAAGGATGTAGAAGATAGAGTGTACAGAATCAGTGGGAAAAACCAAGAATTTGCTGAAATTTTCAAGAATAGTACTTGGAAGAAAATTATCAGAGCGCCAACTTTTGATCAATATAACATGGCTGTGGAACACTTCAGAGATCGGTTTAAAGGTTTTCCGGGGTTGATACAGTATATTGAGGGGACTTGGCTGGGACACGGAGAGAAGTTTGTATCTTGCTGGACGGACTTAGTCCTACATTTTGGAAACACCACCACATGTAGAGTCGAGAGCGCACATGCTCAGCTTAAGCAGTGGCTCAACTCTAGCACCGGTGATCTGGACACAGTCTGGACGAAGGTCGATAAAGTTATACAGTCGCAGTTGACAGATATCCG CAAAACACTTGAGGACTCCAGACGGACTATCGGCGTCCATCGACGGGGTTTTCCATTTGATAAGCTCTCATGCCGAGTGTCGCATTACTGTCTGGATTTAATATCAAAAGAACTAAGGCGTATGCGAGAATTGAATACCGATGTCTATGATCGATGTGGTTGCGTGGTTAGATCAACACATCAGATCCCCTGTGCATGTGAGCTGCGAGCTGTGGTCGATTCAG GTAACCCGATCAGCCTTGACAGTATTCACCCGTTTTGGACGAAACTTGTTATTCTCGGCGATGGGTTGGACACATCTGCCCAAGCCAATTTTGCTGGTTTTCAGTCTGAGGAACATCAGTATTTTCACGAGGTCGCCGAGGAGGTCATGACTAAGGATCCTTCAGTGTTGCGTGATATTTCTCGTATTGTTCGAGAGCGACTTCACCCCGAAGACTTAGGCTACATGGAACCAGAAGTGAAAACAAATGTCAGAGGTCGACCAAAGGGGAGCAAATCAACGAAGCGGGATCCGAGTCGTCATGAGTACAAGGACCGTGTACGTGGTCGTCCTAAATCTTCCCAAGGACAGAAAAATCGTGCATCCGCGTCAG CTGGTTTGCAAAATGCGGAGGTTATTCCAGGATTCCTTTTACCATTCGTTGACGAGCTTGTGGACGTGCTTGGGGACGGCAACTGTGGATTTCGCGTGGTGGCAGACTACATCTATGGTAACGAGGAGATGTGGGGAATGACTATAATGAACATTGCAAACGAACTCTTCGCCCACCCTTATCGTTACGAGGGTGTTTGCATTGATGGGTTGCAAGCGGCCATTACACGTATTCGTTGGGAAGGGGGAGAGTGTGGCCCTCGCAACTGGATGCAg GTATTGGATGACTTGTTCCCTATTGCCACTATCTTCAATGCAGCTGTTATTCATATACAAGGCGGGACGCTACAACAGACGTGGTTCTCTTCCTTTACTGTTCTGCCTTTACATTCCTCTGAGGTTCACTCACGACCATCGAAGGAGATAGTGATATTGTATATTAGTGGACGCGCTCATTTTGTTAGGTTGAATTTACAGGATAATTTTCCTGTGCCACCAATTCCCACCCTGTGGTTCCAGCACAGGGACCATACTGTTCAGTCTTGGCATACTTTATATGCTAATAGGAGAGAGCAATGGGATAGTTTGATAGGTATGGTAGATTGA